From the genome of Primulina eburnea isolate SZY01 chromosome 12, ASM2296580v1, whole genome shotgun sequence, one region includes:
- the LOC140807323 gene encoding abscisic acid 8'-hydroxylase CYP707A2-like isoform X1, protein MGFTISSCFLIVALLLFLIFVLNYMLKVLSFGHVQLPLPPGTMGWPYIGETYQLYSQNPNVFFASKVKKYGSIFKSHILGCACVMISSPEAAKVVLVSKSHLFKPTFPASKERMLGKQAIFFHQGDYHLKLRRLVLRAFMPESIKNIVPDIESLAVRSLESWEGKLITTYQEMKTYAFNVALISIFGEDEVLYREDLKRCYYILEKGYNSMPINLPGTLFYKAMKARKELAQILAKILSLRRQTKSDHIDLLGSFMGEAEGLTDEQIADNIIGVIFAARDTTASVLTWILKFLAENPSVLQAVSEEQEAIMKYKEEKELTWADTKKMPITTRVIQETLRVASVLSFTFREAVEDVEFNGYLIPKGWKVLPLFRNIHHSPDNFQEPEKFDPSRFEQVAPKPNSFMPFGSGAHSCPGNELAKLEILVLVHHLTTKYRWSTMGQQDGIQYGPFALPVDGLPIKLQPFAPT, encoded by the exons ATGGGATTCACCATTTCTTCATGTTTCCTGATTGTGGCCTTGCTGTTGTTCTTGATATTTGTCCTAAATTACATGCTCAAAGTGTTGTCCTTTGGCCATGTGCAATTGCCACTTCCGCCGGGCACAATGGGTTGGCCTTACATTGGTGAAACCTATCAACTATATTCACAAAACCCTAATGTCTTCTTTGCCTCCAAAGTCAAGAA GTATGGTTCCATATTCAAGAGTCACATATTAGGATGCGCTTGTGTGATGATTTCAAGTCCAGAGGCAGCAAAAGTTGTGTTAGTGTCCAAATCTCATCTCTTCAAGCCCACGTTTCCGGCTAGCAAAGAGAGAATGCTGGGTAAGCAAGCCATATTCTTCCACCAAGGAGATTACCACTTGAAGCTCAGGAGATTGGTCCTTCGAGCTTTCATGCCGGAGTCGATCAAAAACATCGTACCGGACATCGAGTCATTGGCTGTTCGATCCCTTGAGTCATGGGAGGGAAAATTGATCACCACTTATCAAGAAATGAAAACA TACGCATTCAACGTGGCGTTAATTTCAATATTTGGAGAAGACGAAGTTCTGTACAGAGAAGATCTAAAGAGGTGCTATTACATTCTTGAAAAGGGTTACAATTCGATGCCAATCAACCTCCCCGGAACACTTTTTTACAAGGCAATGAAAGCTAGGAAGGAATTGGCACAAATCTTGGCCAAAATCTTGTCACTCAGGCGACAGACGAAAAGCGATCACATCGATTTACTCGGTTCATTCATGGGCGAGGCCGAAGGCCTAACCGATGAGCAGATTGCAGACAATATCATCGGTGTCATATTCGCAGCTCGAGACACCACAGCTAGTGTCCTAACATGGATTCTCAAGTTCCTTGCTGAAAATCCAAGTGTTCTTCAAGCTGTCTCT GAAGAGCAAGAGGCCATTATGAAATACAAAGAAGAGAAGGAATTGACTTGGGCAGATACCAAGAAAATGCCAATCACAACAAGGGTTATCCAAGAAACACTTCGAGTTGCCTCTGTTTTATCTTTTACTTTCAGAGAAGCTGTCGAAGATGTAGAATTTAATG GATACCTCATTCCCAAAGGATGGAAAGTATTACCGCTCTTCAGAAACATTCACCACAGTCCAGACAATTTCCAGGAACCTGAGAAGTTTGATCCTTCAAGATTTGAG CAGGTTGCTCCCAAACCCAATAGCTTCATGCCATTTGGCAGCGGGGCCCACTCCTGTCCTGGGAATGAGTTGGCCAAACTTGAGATACTGGTCCTTGTGCACCACCTCACCACCAAGTACAG GTGGTCTACGATGGGGCAACAAGATGGAATTCAGTATGGACCCTTTGCTCTTCCGGTGGATGGTTTGCCAATCAAACTCCAACCATTTGCCCCAACATAA
- the LOC140807323 gene encoding abscisic acid 8'-hydroxylase CYP707A2-like isoform X2, translated as MGFTISSCFLIVALLLFLIFVLNYMLKVLSFGHVQLPLPPGTMGWPYIGETYQLYSQNPNVFFASKVKKYGSIFKSHILGCACVMISSPEAAKVVLVSKSHLFKPTFPASKERMLGKQAIFFHQGDYHLKLRRLVLRAFMPESIKNIVPDIESLAVRSLESWEGKLITTYQEMKTYAFNVALISIFGEDEVLYREDLKRCYYILEKGYNSMPINLPGTLFYKAMKARKELAQILAKILSLRRQTKSDHIDLLGSFMGEAEGLTDEQIADNIIGVIFAARDTTASVLTWILKFLAENPSVLQAVSEEQEAIMKYKEEKELTWADTKKMPITTRVIQETLRVASVLSFTFREAVEDVEFNGYLIPKGWKVLPLFRNIHHSPDNFQEPEKFDPSRFEVAPKPNSFMPFGSGAHSCPGNELAKLEILVLVHHLTTKYRWSTMGQQDGIQYGPFALPVDGLPIKLQPFAPT; from the exons ATGGGATTCACCATTTCTTCATGTTTCCTGATTGTGGCCTTGCTGTTGTTCTTGATATTTGTCCTAAATTACATGCTCAAAGTGTTGTCCTTTGGCCATGTGCAATTGCCACTTCCGCCGGGCACAATGGGTTGGCCTTACATTGGTGAAACCTATCAACTATATTCACAAAACCCTAATGTCTTCTTTGCCTCCAAAGTCAAGAA GTATGGTTCCATATTCAAGAGTCACATATTAGGATGCGCTTGTGTGATGATTTCAAGTCCAGAGGCAGCAAAAGTTGTGTTAGTGTCCAAATCTCATCTCTTCAAGCCCACGTTTCCGGCTAGCAAAGAGAGAATGCTGGGTAAGCAAGCCATATTCTTCCACCAAGGAGATTACCACTTGAAGCTCAGGAGATTGGTCCTTCGAGCTTTCATGCCGGAGTCGATCAAAAACATCGTACCGGACATCGAGTCATTGGCTGTTCGATCCCTTGAGTCATGGGAGGGAAAATTGATCACCACTTATCAAGAAATGAAAACA TACGCATTCAACGTGGCGTTAATTTCAATATTTGGAGAAGACGAAGTTCTGTACAGAGAAGATCTAAAGAGGTGCTATTACATTCTTGAAAAGGGTTACAATTCGATGCCAATCAACCTCCCCGGAACACTTTTTTACAAGGCAATGAAAGCTAGGAAGGAATTGGCACAAATCTTGGCCAAAATCTTGTCACTCAGGCGACAGACGAAAAGCGATCACATCGATTTACTCGGTTCATTCATGGGCGAGGCCGAAGGCCTAACCGATGAGCAGATTGCAGACAATATCATCGGTGTCATATTCGCAGCTCGAGACACCACAGCTAGTGTCCTAACATGGATTCTCAAGTTCCTTGCTGAAAATCCAAGTGTTCTTCAAGCTGTCTCT GAAGAGCAAGAGGCCATTATGAAATACAAAGAAGAGAAGGAATTGACTTGGGCAGATACCAAGAAAATGCCAATCACAACAAGGGTTATCCAAGAAACACTTCGAGTTGCCTCTGTTTTATCTTTTACTTTCAGAGAAGCTGTCGAAGATGTAGAATTTAATG GATACCTCATTCCCAAAGGATGGAAAGTATTACCGCTCTTCAGAAACATTCACCACAGTCCAGACAATTTCCAGGAACCTGAGAAGTTTGATCCTTCAAGATTTGAG GTTGCTCCCAAACCCAATAGCTTCATGCCATTTGGCAGCGGGGCCCACTCCTGTCCTGGGAATGAGTTGGCCAAACTTGAGATACTGGTCCTTGTGCACCACCTCACCACCAAGTACAG GTGGTCTACGATGGGGCAACAAGATGGAATTCAGTATGGACCCTTTGCTCTTCCGGTGGATGGTTTGCCAATCAAACTCCAACCATTTGCCCCAACATAA